One Pasteurella dagmatis DNA segment encodes these proteins:
- a CDS encoding monovalent cation:proton antiporter-2 (CPA2) family protein — protein sequence MAAEGASSLVQVVALLGAAVIAVPLFKRLGLGSVLGYLAAGLIIGPFGFGLFTDPQAILHVAELGVVIFLFVIGLEMHPSHLWHLRKQIFGLGSLQVILAAALLTGVGVAFGFSLPISFVSASGFVLTSTAIVMSELAERNQLSTSSGQKIVSVLLFEDLLIVPLLAIVSFLSPIHTESDKPLWQSIGISLLSIVILVAIGRWLLNPLFKILARYKAREVMTAAALLVVLGAALLMEWGGLSMAMGAFLAGVLLSESSFRHQLEADVEPFRGLLLGLFFLGVGMALDLAVVADNWLLILLGVVVLMIVKFATIYGVARIAKSDHQEAIDRAFLMAQGGEFAFVLYSAATSQGVLNEVDNANMTTIVVLSMAITPLLLILQQKFLQPKVKTLREADNVDEKHSVLLIGMGRFGQVINRILQFSGYKVTIIDMDETTISGINKYGIKAYFGDASRPELLLKAGIEDAKVLVVAIDNPEQTLRIVEFAKEVNPNIKLVVRSYDRVHTFRLYGKGVNDIIRETFDSAVRSGKRTLEYLGMPKEIAEKVGELYFRMDRNGMGKMASLYDPELSLFANEAMLEEGKLQDQKIAEMIQILLEEEKNKVSNETLN from the coding sequence ATGGCAGCTGAAGGAGCCAGTAGCTTAGTACAAGTCGTTGCATTATTAGGGGCGGCAGTAATTGCAGTACCTTTATTTAAGCGTTTAGGATTAGGATCTGTATTAGGTTATTTAGCAGCAGGGCTTATTATTGGTCCATTTGGTTTTGGTTTATTTACGGATCCACAAGCAATTTTACATGTCGCTGAATTAGGCGTTGTCATCTTTCTATTCGTCATTGGGCTTGAGATGCACCCTTCACATTTATGGCATCTACGCAAGCAAATTTTTGGTTTAGGTAGCTTACAGGTTATTTTGGCTGCGGCATTATTAACGGGAGTAGGTGTCGCATTTGGTTTTTCATTGCCAATCTCTTTTGTTAGTGCTTCAGGTTTTGTGTTGACATCAACAGCGATAGTCATGTCTGAATTAGCAGAACGTAATCAACTTTCTACTTCAAGCGGGCAGAAAATCGTTTCCGTATTATTATTTGAAGATTTACTCATTGTTCCATTACTTGCAATTGTTTCTTTTCTTTCTCCTATTCATACTGAAAGTGATAAACCTTTATGGCAAAGCATAGGTATTTCTTTGCTTTCAATTGTGATTTTAGTTGCTATTGGGCGTTGGCTGTTAAATCCGTTATTTAAAATTTTAGCGCGTTATAAAGCAAGAGAAGTAATGACAGCTGCAGCCCTATTAGTTGTATTAGGGGCAGCCTTATTAATGGAGTGGGGAGGACTCTCCATGGCAATGGGGGCTTTTTTAGCAGGTGTATTGTTATCTGAATCTAGTTTCCGTCATCAATTAGAAGCAGATGTAGAGCCTTTCAGGGGGTTACTGCTAGGTTTATTTTTCCTAGGTGTAGGTATGGCTCTAGATTTGGCAGTTGTTGCAGATAATTGGTTGCTGATCTTATTAGGTGTAGTTGTTTTAATGATCGTCAAATTTGCGACTATTTATGGCGTTGCCCGTATCGCAAAGAGCGATCATCAAGAGGCAATTGATCGTGCATTTTTAATGGCACAAGGTGGTGAGTTTGCCTTTGTACTTTACTCTGCTGCAACTTCGCAAGGCGTATTGAATGAAGTGGATAATGCGAATATGACAACAATTGTTGTACTTTCGATGGCAATTACACCATTATTGCTAATATTACAGCAAAAATTTTTACAGCCTAAAGTAAAAACATTGCGTGAAGCCGATAATGTTGATGAGAAACATTCAGTATTATTAATTGGAATGGGGCGTTTTGGGCAAGTCATTAACCGTATTTTACAGTTTAGTGGTTATAAAGTAACAATTATTGATATGGATGAAACAACTATCTCCGGTATTAATAAATATGGAATTAAAGCTTATTTTGGCGATGCAAGTCGTCCAGAACTCTTGTTAAAAGCAGGAATTGAAGATGCTAAAGTATTAGTTGTTGCAATTGATAATCCCGAGCAAACATTGCGAATTGTAGAATTTGCAAAAGAAGTTAATCCGAATATCAAACTTGTCGTTCGTTCTTATGATCGAGTACATACTTTTAGGCTATATGGTAAAGGCGTAAATGATATCATCCGTGAAACCTTTGATTCCGCAGTACGTTCAGGTAAACGCACATTAGAATATTTAGGTATGCCAAAAGAAATTGCAGAGAAAGTAGGTGAGCTTTATTTTAGAATGGATCGTAATGGTATGGGGAAAATGGCGAGTTTATATGATCCAGAATTATCACTCTTTGCGAATGAGGCTATGCTAGAAGAAGGGAAGTTACAAGACCAGAAAATTGCAGAAATGATACAAATATTACTCGAAGAAGAAAAAAATAAAGTGAGCAACGAGACTCTCAATTAG
- a CDS encoding NADPH-dependent FMN reductase: protein MKVALVLGSISQKSMTHKIAQFMVEQFPEDIQYDVVQIQDLPLYTQDLDSITVPAYERVREQLKTADAVLIVTPEHNRSVPAALKNLLDIGSRPSGQNVWAGKKVAVATASPGSYGGINSGLHTRQILQALGSNVLSAEVYLSQAHTALSEEGKVINERTAGFLGKFAANFVTFIK from the coding sequence ATGAAAGTTGCATTAGTATTAGGCAGCATTAGTCAAAAATCGATGACACATAAGATTGCACAATTTATGGTGGAGCAATTCCCAGAAGATATACAATATGATGTTGTACAAATTCAGGATCTACCTCTTTATACACAAGATCTTGACAGTATCACTGTCCCTGCTTATGAGCGTGTACGTGAACAATTAAAAACAGCAGATGCCGTATTAATCGTCACACCTGAACATAACCGTAGCGTACCTGCTGCTCTCAAAAACTTACTTGATATTGGCAGCAGACCATCTGGACAAAATGTATGGGCGGGCAAAAAAGTTGCTGTTGCAACTGCCTCTCCCGGCTCATACGGCGGTATCAACTCAGGCTTACATACACGTCAAATCCTTCAGGCACTAGGCAGTAATGTACTGAGTGCAGAAGTCTACTTAAGCCAAGCACATACTGCATTGAGTGAAGAGGGAAAAGTTATAAATGAACGTACAGCTGGATTCTTAGGGAAATTTGCCGCTAATTTTGTCACTTTCATAAAATAA